A part of Aegilops tauschii subsp. strangulata cultivar AL8/78 chromosome 2, Aet v6.0, whole genome shotgun sequence genomic DNA contains:
- the LOC120973529 gene encoding uncharacterized protein: MLFCSDGESEVVELNDLERELFSKVQTVDYYTTVVKINGFEHMPKGFYYFGEFMEDPATIGHPVAMQKFFDGTDIFLFWSYGNSADINGSYVAKCVTGIVSSMGGTAQNVLLQRRFKYFPHVNSEDMKDGFYERLESELQGFQNTYYVGGLLAFELTERNASYSIAAVCKHFAIDVEQTVTPYVKRLFPLSRNSNPSPPRDLGELEGVEFPNLPSLDGYLQYWGTHRVTKENVIYTWINEEGKIMNRRTYQELHENASHIAHKLLTSTKPIIKPGDRVILIHLPGLEFIDAFFGCIRAGVIPVPVIPPDPMQMGGQALLKVENVSKVCSAVAILSTSSYHAAVRAGYVKNIVTLAKNQKCSAQWPDLPWIHTESWIKNYRRSPDTFNSENVLSMMTKPQPSDLCFLQFTSGSTGDAKGVMITHGGLIHNVKMMKKRYQSTSKTVLISWLPQYHDMGLIGGIFTALVSGGTSILFSPMTFIRNPLLWLQTISDYHGTHSAGPNFAFELVIRRLEAEKSKVYDLSSMIFLMIAAEPVRQKTVRRFIELTQPLGLSEGVLAPGYGLAENCVYVCCAFGECKPVFIDMQGRICCGYIEQDDPDIDIRIVDADSLTEHQDGTEGEIWINSPSSGVGYWGNQEMSQKTFCNQLKNHPNKKFTRTGDLGRIIDSKLFITGRIKDLIIVAGRNIYSADVEKTVENSSDVLRPGCCAVVGVPEEVLTQKGISIPDSSDQVGLVVIAEVREGKTVSEEIIDNIKTRVAEEHGVTVASVKLIKPRTISKTTSGKIRRFECMKQFVDNSLSLANGNRPSKRSLFRSLTTGTGMERRRSFLKQIVDPTIHPQSESKVKNSKQITEFLTQLVSDQSGIPKDKISPTGSLPSYGFDSIAVVRAAQKLSDFLGIPVGAIDIFAASCISELASFLENLLSKSQPKLTHHPNSQGKSSREIIEFLTQIVSDQSGIPKDKISPTGSLPSYGFDSIAVVRAAQKLSDFLGTPVGAIDIFAASCISELASFLEKLLPKSQPLLASDVSCSTEDESLVDVSADFSVLATGILQLLALTYVCFMLLLPAYLASLAYMSVLYPVSLVEASVTTYLGSLVMAPIAWICYVLLTSLSLSILGKSLLQPNYGLTPDVSIWSVDFVKWWALNKAQWFAAKMLAVHLKGTIFLNYWFKMQGARIGSSVVIDTVDITDPSLLVVANGAVIAEGVLIQGHEVRNEVLSFRRVRIGREASIGPYAVLQKGTVVDDGAMVPPLQKTEPGKSVYQNKRTSADMKEETGKATMLLEHLVCIYAVALLGALSSATVYTLYIHFSGTEASPQHFSFACLAGAFHWLPAALAAYPVIVRETPTSALTFALSIAFAYLSYGVILSLVTSMVNTALTTRPGTKQNHMTSLIQRRINIAVHLRFAKMLSGTEAFCMYLRLLGAKIGRHCSIRSIDPVANPELINIGDGVHLGDFCHIVPGFYSSKGFTGAEIKVQENTIIGSGSLLLPGSVLQGNVILGALSVAPEHSLLQRGGIYVGAQSLTMVKNTLLAEDERIEMMDPMYKKIVGNLSANLAITTMNVKSRYFHRIGVSGRGVLKMYEDIPSLPKHKIFGAGKSFPVIVRHSNSLSADDDARLDARGAAVRILSDDGEVPLLDLTLKSGKAFYARTIADFATWLVCGLPAREEHVKRAPHVRDAVWGSLRDTNSYTELHYYSNICRLLRFDEGKEMYAKFKLRPVDQDIPEESGQVVPRGILPPETGAIPRDESDTRPLLFLADDFRRRVEVPDGVRYVFQLQLREVPSDDATCDVALDCTRPWDEEEFPYIDIGEISIDNNLPAEETEKLEFNPFLRCQAVDVIPASSCKQSASIDHGRSLIYEICQRLRNGEPLPASWAAFLEQSDTKINLSGCPVAAVMHTRSDTADASETKVTLARTWHKALWATLCQPLLQTLVPYFVLGLVIFLPFRGLLAVTGATGMPLYWLLPVFWAVSGLASMATCAAAKWALVGVRGEGDAVHIWAPQVFLDTVWQAIRTATAEYFAELTCGSVLFAAWMRTMGSSVAVADGVYVDSMGALLNPEMVHLERGASVGHDALLFGHVYEGEAGKVKFGKVHVGEDGFVGSRAVAMPGVKVEDGGYLGALCLAMKEEIVRHKL; the protein is encoded by the exons ATGCTCTTTTGTTCAGATGGAGAAAGTGAAGTGGTGGAACTGAATGATCTCGAAAGAGAACTATTCAGTAAGGTACAGACAGTGGACTACTATACTACTGTTGTTAAGATCAATGGATTTGAGCACATGCCAAAGGGATTTTACTACTTTGGAGAATTCATGGAGGATCCAGCAACAATAGGGCATCCAGTGGCAATGCAAAAATTCTTTGATGGCACGGACATTTTCTTGTTCTGGTCTTATGGGAATTCAGCAGACATCAACGGTTCATATGTGGCCAAATGTGTGACGGGCATCGTGAGTTCTATGGGAGGCACTGCTCAGAATGTGCTTTTGCAGCGTCGATTCAAGTATTTCCCTCATGTTAACAGTGAAG ACATGAAAGACGGATTCTATGAGAGGCTTGAATCTGAGTTGCAAGGCTTTCAGAACACTTACTATGTCGGAGGTCTGCTAGCATTTGAGCTTACTGAACGAAATGCTTCATACTCCATTGCGGCTGTTTGTAAACACTTTGCCATCGATGTTGAGCAAACTGTAACTCCTTATGTCAAG AGACTATTTCCTCTGTCCCGCAACAGCAACCCTTCACCTCCTAGAgatcttggtgagcttgaaggTGTTGAATTTCCCAACCTTCCATCCCTGGATGGATACTTGCAATATTGGGGAACTCACAGGGTCACCAAGGAAAATGTCATCTATACTTGGATCAATGAAGAAGGAAAAATCATGAACCGAAGAACCTACCAGGAACTTCATGAGAATGCATCTCACATTGCACACAAACTATTGACAAGCACGAAGCCTATTATCAAGCCTGGTGACAGAGTTATCCTTATTCACCTCCCAGGTCTGGAGTTTATTGATGCATTCTTTGGGTGCATTAGAGCAGGAGTTATACCAGTCCCAGTTATTCCCCCTGATCCAATGCAAATGGGTGGGCAAGCACTTCTCAAAGTCGAGAACGTCTCTAAAGTGTGCAGCGCTGTGGCAATTCTGTCAACTTCTTCGTACCATGCTGCCGTACGTGCAGGTTATGTCAAGAACATTGTCACTCTAGCAAAGAATCAGAAATGCTCTGCGCAGTGGCCTGACCTCCCGTGGATTCACACCGAGTCATGGATCAAGAACTACCGGCGAAGTCCAGACACCTTCAACTCAGAAAATGTTTTATCTATGATGACCAAGCCCCAGCCAAGTGACTTGTGCTTTCTGCAGTTCACTTCGGGTTCCACTGGTGATGCCAAGGGGGTGATGATAACACATGGAGGACTAATCCACAATGTGAAGATGATGAAGAAGCGGTATCAAAGTACCTCAAAAACCGTCCTTATCAGTTGGCTTCCACAGTACCATGACATGGGACTAATAGGTGGTATTTTCACTGCTCTTGTAAGTGGAGGAACTTCCATTCTATTCTCGCCGATGACATTTATCAGGAACCCCCTCCTGTGGCTGCAAACAATCAGTGACTACCATGGAACCCATAGTGCAGGTCCAAACTTTGCATTTGAACTCGTGATAAGAAGACTTGAAGCTGAGAAGAGCAAAGTATATGACCTCTCTTCAATGATCTTCCTCATGATTGCAGCAGAACCAGTAAGGCAAAAAACTGTCAGAAGGTTCATAGAGTTGACTCAACCTTTGGGCCTTTCTGAAGGCGTTCTTGCACCTGGATATGGGCTGGCTGAGAACTGTGTCTATGTTTGTTGTGCCTTTGGTGAATGCAAGCCGGTCTTCATAGATATGCAAGGAAGAATTTGTTGTGGGTATATTGAGCAAGATGATCCAGATATTGACATCAGAATTGTTGACGCAGACTCTTTGACTGAGCATCAAGATGGTACTGAGGGTGAGATATGGATCAACAGTCCTAGTTCTGGAGTTGGTTATTGGGGCAACCAGGAAATGAGCCAGAAAACTTTCTGCAATCAGCTCAAGAACCACCCCAACAAGAAGTTCACAAGAACCGGTGATTTAGGGCGGATCATTGACAGCAAACTTTTTATTACCGGAAGGATCAAAGATCTAATCATTGTTGCTGGCAGAAATATTTATTCTGCAGATGTAGAGAAGACGGTGGAAAATTCTTCCGATGTCCTCCGACCAGGATGTTGTGCTGTTGTTGGTGTCCCAGAGGAAGTTCTGACTCAGAAAGGCATCTCAATTCCCGATTCTTCTGATCAGGTTGGACTTGTCGTGATTGCAGAGGTTAGGGAGGGTAAGACAGTCTCTGAAGAAATCATTGACAACATCAAAACACGTGTGGCGGAGGAGCATGGTGTAACTGTTGCATCGGTCAAGCTTATCAAGCCTAGAACCATATCCAAGACAACATCCGGGAAGATACGGAGATTTGAATGCATGAAGCAGTTTGTTGACAACAGTCTTAGTTTGGCCAATGGTAATCGTCCATCTAAAAGGAGTCTATTCCGGTCTCTCACAACAGGAACCGGCATGGAGAGAAGGAGGTCATTCTTGAAGCAGATTGTTGATCCCACCATTCATCCTCAGTCAGAAAGCAAAGTGAAAAACTCCAAGCAGATAACTGAGTTTCTGACACAGTTAGTATCAGATCAATCAGGTATTCCAAAGGACAAAATTTCTCCAACAGGCAGCCTACCTTCTTATGGCTTTGATTCGATTGCAGTGGTTCGAGCAGCTCAGAAGCTCTCAGATTTTCTCGGTATTCCTGTTGGAGCCATTGATATCTTTGCTGCAAGCTGCATTTCTGAGCTTGCTAGCTTCTTGGAGAATTTGTTGAGTAAGTCACAACCAAAGTTGACACATCATCCCAACAGCCAGGGGAAAAGCTCGAGGGAGATCATTGAGTTTCTGACTCAGATAGTATCAGATCAATCAGGTATTCCAAAGGATAAAATTTCTCCAACAGGCAGCCTACCTTCATATGGCTTCGATTCAATTGCTGTGGTCCGAGCAGCACAGAAGCTCTCAGATTTTCTTGGTACTCCTGTTGGAGCGATTGACATCTTTGCAGCAAGCTGTATTTCTGAGCTTGCTAGCTTTTTGGAGAAGTTGTTGCCCAAGTCACAACCACTTTTGGCATCTGATGTATCTTGCTCTACTGAGGATGAGAGTTTAGTAGATGTCAGTGCAGATTTCAGTGTGCTTGCTACTGGGATTCTCCAACTCCTGGCCCTTACCTATGTGTGTTTCATGTTGCTACTTCCAGCATACCTTGCAAGTTTGGCATACATGAGCGTGCTCTACCCGGTCAGTCTGGTTGAAGCATCAGTGACGACCTATCTTGGTTCGTTGGTCATGGCACCTATTGCTTGGATTTGTTATGTCTTGCTCACCTCTTTATCATTGTCTATCTTGGGGAAGTCACTCCTTCAGCCAAATTATGGTCTGACCCCTGATGTTTCGATATGGTCAGTTGACTTTGTTAAATGGTGGGCACTGAACAAGGCTCAATGGTTTGCTGCAAAGATGCTAGCTGTGCATCTAAAGGGAACAATCTTCTTGAATTATTGGTTCAAGATGCAAGGGGCTCGAATTGGGTCATCTGTTGTTATTGACACAGTAGACATCACTGACCCATCCTTGTTAGTGGTTGCAAATGGTGCAGTGATTGCAGAAGGTGTTCTCATCCAGGGGCATGAAGTCCGTAATGAAGTGCTGAGTTTTAGGCGTGTCAGAATCGGTCGTGAGGCCTCCATTGGTCCTTATGCGGTGCTTCAAAAGGGCACCGTTGTGGATGATGGTGCTATGGTCCCACCACTGCAAAAAACTGAGCCAGGGAAATCAGTGTATCAGAATAAGAGAACTTCTGCAGACATGAAG GAAGAAACAGGGAAAGCGACCATGCTTCTTGAACACCTGGTTTGCATCTATGCGGTTGCGTTGCTAGGTGCTCTATCAAGTGCAACCGTCTACACGTTGTACATTCACTTCTCTGGCACTGAGGCTTCACCTCAGCACTTCTCTTTTGCATGCCTTGCGGGCGCGTTCCACTGGTTACCAGCTGCCCTCGCCGCTTACCCTGTGATTGTGCGGGAGACGCCCACAAGCGCATTGACATTTGCTCTCTCCATCGCCTTCGCCTACTTGAGCTATGGTGTCATCCTGAGTCTTGTTACCAGTATGGTCAACACAGCTCTCACCACAAGGCCAGGAACCAAGCAAAATCATATGACAAGCTTGATCCAGAGGCGTATAAACATCGCTGTGCATCTCAGATTTGCAAAGATGTTGTCTGGCACTGAAGCATTCTGCATGTACTTGAGGCTTCTTGGTGCAAAGATTGGCAGGCATTGCTCTATCCGGTCCATTGATCCAGTGGCAAATCCTGAACTGATCAACATCGGTGATGGGGTCCATCTAGGTGATTTCTGCCACATTGTTCCAGGGTTCTACTCCAGTAAGGGGTTTACTGGTGCAGAGATAAAGGTCCAGGAGAACACCATCATTGGTAGTGGCAGCTTGCTCCTCCCTGGCTCAGTCCTCCAAGGGAATGTTATCCTTGGAGCACTTTCTGTGGCACCGGAACATTCTCTTCTCCAGCGAGGCGGCATCTACGTTGGGGCACAGTCTCTGACCATGGTGAAGAACACCTTGCTTGCAGAAGATGAGAGGATTGAAATGATGGACCCAATGTACAAGAAGATTGTTGGGAACCTCTCGGCGAACTTGGCAATCACCACCATGAACGTCAAGTCAAGGTACTTCCACCGCATTGGCGTAAGCGGGCGGGGGGTCCTGAAGATGTACGAGGACATTCCATCTCTGCCCAAGCACAAGATATTTGGCGCCGGCAAGTCTTTCCCAGTAATCGTCCGACACAGTAATAGCCTCAGTGCAGATGATGATGCCAGGCTCGACGCGCGTGGTGCAGCAGTGCGCATTCTCTCCGACGATGGCGAGGTGCCTCTTCTGGACCTTACTTTGAAGAGTGGCAAAGCATTTTATGCGCGCACGATCGCCGACTTCGCCACTTGGCTGGTCTGTGGCCTGCCAGCGAGGGAGGAGCATGTCAAGCGTGCTCCGCACGTCCGGGATGCTGTCTGGGGCTCCCTGCGGGACACCAACTCTTACACCGAGCTGCATTACTACTCCAACATATGCCGGCTGCTGCGGTTCGATGAAGGGAAGGAGATGTATGCAAAATTCAAGCTTCGTCCAGTTGATCAAGACATACCGGAGGAGTCCGGTCAGGTGGTGCCAAGGGGTATCTTGCCGCCAGAGACCGGTGCAATCCCAAGAGATGAGAGTGACACACGCCCTTTACTCTTCCTCGCCGACGACTTCCGTCGGAGGGTGGAAGTTCCAGACGGGGTGCGCTACGTCTTCCAACTGCAGCTCAGGGAGGTGCCCTCTGACGACGCCACCTGTGACGTCGCCCTTGACTGCACGCGGCCATGGGACGAGGAGGAGTTCCCGTACATTGACATCGGAGAGATAAGCATCGACAACAACCTCCCAGCAGAAGAGACGGAGAAGCTCGAGTTCAACCCTTTCCTCCGGTGCCAAGCGGTGGACGTCATCCCGGCGTCGTCCTGCAAGCAGAGCGCGTCCATCGACCACGGGCGCTCGCTGATTTACGAGATATGCCAACGCCTGCGGAACGGCGAGCCACTGCCCGCGTCATGGGCGGCGTTCCTGGAGCAGTCCGACACCAAGATCAACCTGTCGGGGTGCCCAGTGGCCGCCGTCATGCACACAAGGTCCGACACTGCCGATGCCAGCGAGACCAAGGTGACCCTGGCTAGGACATGGCACAAGGCGCTCTGGGCCACGCTGTGCCAGCCGCTGCTGCAAACGCTGGTGCCATACTTCGTCCTGGGCCTGGTCATCTTCCTCCCATTCCGGGGCCTCCTTGCCGTCACCGGGGCCACCGGCATGCCGCTGTACTGGCTGCTGCCGGTCTTCTGGGCGGTGTCGGGCTTGGCCTCCATGGCGACATGCGCCGCGGCAAAGTGGGCCCTGGTCGGCGTCAGGGGCGAAGGCGACGCGGTGCACATCTGGGCGCCGCAGGTGTTCCTGGACACGGTCTGGCAGGCCATACGGACGGCGACGGCGGAGTACTTCGCGGAGCTGACGTGCGGGTCGGTGCTGTTCGCGGCGTGGATGCGAACGATGGGGTCGTCGGTGGCCGTGGCCGACGGGGTGTACGTGGACTCGATGGGCGCGCTGCTGAACCCGGAGATGGTGCACCTGGAGCGGGGCGCGAGCGTGGGCCACGACGCGCTGCTGTTCGGGCACGTGTACGAGGGCGAGGCCGGGAAGGTGAAGTTCGGCAAGGTCCACGTCGGGGAAGACGGGTTCGTCGGCAGCCGGGCGGTGGCGATGCCGGGCGTGAAGGTGGAGGACGGCGGCTACCTGGGAGCCCTGTGCCTGGCCATGAAGGAGGAGATCGTCAGGCACAAGCTATAG
- the LOC120974596 gene encoding uncharacterized protein: MDPKKSIDDKFSKLHPSLPIDTRIGIVGAGPSGLSAAYALAKLGYCNVTVFEKCKTVSGMCESIDIEGRTYDLGGQVIAANSAPAITHLAKEVGAEFEEMDSHKLALIDSQTGNIRDLEVAEDYVSMVSLTLKLQDEANKSGRVGIHALSGLASDPTPQFLRQHGINSVPKSVAYGYTASGYGFVQDMPYAFIQEFTRTSMAGKIRRFKHGYMSMWEKLSQSLPFEVLCGTEVLRVRRSSDGASVTIKKDNGDKQVMEFDKIIFSGALAFKNGNTYRSSSLTGERDLFSTLSEVCVSAV, translated from the exons ATGGACCCAAAGAAATCAATAGATGATAAATTCTCTAAGTTGCATCCAAGTTTGCCAATAGACACTAGAATTGGCATAGTGGGAGCAGGGCCAAGTGGCTTATCAGCAGCCTATGCACTAGCTAAACTCGGGTACTGCAATGTAACCGTGTTTGAGAAATGCAAGACTGTTTCAGGGATGTGTGAGTCCATTGACATAGAAG GAAGAACATATGACTTGGGAGGACAAGTTATAGCAGCAAACAGTGCGCCTGCTATAACTCACCTGGCAAAAGAGGTAGGAGCTGAATTCGAGGAGATGGATTCACACAAGCTTGCTCTGATCGACAGCCAAACTGGAAATATTCGAGATCTTGAAGTAGCTGAGGACTATGTATCCATGGTATCTCTGACGCTAAAACTACAG GATGAAGCAAATAAGTCAGGCCGAGTGGGCATCCATGCTCTCAGTGGATTGGCTTCTGACCCAACTCCTCAGTTTTTGAGGCAGCATGGGATAAATTCAGTTCCGAAATCTGTAGCATATGGATACACAGCTTCTGGCTATGGTTTTGTTCAAGACATGCCCTATGCTTTCATTCAAGAATTCACTAGAACCTCTATGGCTGGCAAAATCCGACGTTTCAAGCATGGCTACATGAGCATGTGGGAGAAACTTAGTCAGTCATTACCATTTGAAGTTCTTTGTGGCACGGAGGTTTTGAGAGTCAGGCGCAGCAGCGATGGTGCAAGTGTAACCATTAAGAAGGACAATGGTGACAAACAAGTTATGGAGTTTGACAAAATTATATTCTCAGGTGCTCTTGCTTTTAAAAATGGCAACACATATCGATCTTCTAGTCTCACTGGTGAGCGTGATTTATTTTCAACTTTGTCTGAAGTCTGCGTTTCAGCTGTCTGA